The Mycobacterium riyadhense sequence GTTCTTCTGGGTCGGCGGCTTCGGTGGCGGAATACTGTCCGCGCTGGTCGCTGGCGCCACGCTGGTTACCGAGGAAGCACCAAGACCCGAAACGACGTTGCGTCTGCTGCAGGACGAGCGAGTCACACTGTTTCGAGGCTGGCCCGACCAAGCCGAAGCGCTGGCGCGGCACCGCGACCGCTCCGGCGTCGACCTATCGCCGCTACGGCCGGGCAGTCTGGAAGCCCTGCTGCCACCCGACCAGCGGGCTCAACCGGGAGCACGCGCGACCCTGTTCGGCATGACCGAAACATTCGGTCCGTACTGCGGCTACGCCGCCGACACCGACATGCCGCCGTCGGCCTGGGGTAGTTGCGGAAAGCCCTTTCCCGGCGTGGAGGTTCGCGTCGTCGACGTCGACAACGGCGCTCCCGTTCCGGCCGCGACCGTGGGCCTGATCCAGGTCCGGGGACCGCACACACTGCGCGGGATCTGCCGCCACAGCCGAGAAGACCTCTTCACCGCCGATGGCTTCTACCCCACCGGCGACCTCGGCCGGCTCAACGCAGACGGCTTCCTGTTCTACCACGGCCGTGCCGACGACATGTTCAAAGTCAACGGCGCGACGGTCTATCCCAGTGAGGTCGAGCGGGCGCTGCGCAGCATAGACGGGGTCGACAACGCCTTCGTCACCAACGTGCCCGTCGGCACGGGTCAACGGGTAGGCGCGGCGGTAGTGGGCCGCCGCGCGCTTAGCGCCGAGCAGTTGAGCCAGGACGCCCGGACGTTGCTGAGCGCCTTTAAGGTGCCGACGGTATGGCTGGTCCTGGAGTCCGACGACGACGTCCCACGCGGGCCCACCGGCAAGGTCGATTGGCGGCGGCTGCGTGAGCTGCTGCTGGGTGTCCTATGAAAGCTGCAGCCAGAGCTTGCAATTCATTGTCTGGAAGGCCGCTACCGTTGGGGGGATCACCACGGTCATCGGGCCCATAGAGGTGTTTGTGTTGACGATATCGGCAGGGCTCGGCGTAGGCGTGCTGTGCGTCGACCACACACACGTTGATAGCTCGGACACCCGGCCGAACACCAAAATCAGGGGATTGGACGGGCCCTCCGTGCGGTAGGTGCCCGGCGCAATGTCGGTTCCGACGAGAAAGACCCCATCCCCGGGGATTTGGTCTCCCGGTTCGGCAACGGCCGGCGACGCGACCACGACCGCCACCACACAGGCGACGAATCCGGCCGACGCGTGGAACGCGAGCGTTGGAAGCATTATTGTCTTCTCCCTATCATGTTGCCCACCCAAACGCAGCGTATGCCCAGCTGTGTTTGGGCAACAGCCATTTACCGAAATGACCGTGTTGAGTTTTGGCGGCTCGTCGCAATCGCTGGCCCGGCTGGGCCCTCGCCGTTCAGATATCCGATGGCGGTGGACCGACCACCACACCATGCGCGATGAGATGGTCTATCAACGGAATCGCGCTGGCGGCCAGGTGTTCCGACATCGCGGCGCGGGCAAGCTTGTCGTCGCGCTTCTTCAAGGCGGCTAACACCCGTCGATGGTCCTTCACCGCCTGGCTCGGCCAATGCGCGATGCTGGGAAACACCGATTCCGGTGCATAGCGGGTGATCTGCGACATCAACTGCGCGAGCTTGGGCGAGTCCGCTGCGATGTTGATGGCCCGGTGGAATGCGTGGTTGAGCCGGACCGCGCGCTCGTCGTCATCGGCGGCATAGGCCTTCTCGAGCTGAGCCTGAATGTCAGCGAGTTCCCGCAACTGGGCGTCGCTGATATTGATCGCGGCCCGCGCCGCCAGCTCGCCGCCGACGTGCGCCTGCACATTGGCGACGTCAGCGAGGTCGCGCTCGGTGAGCGGCAACACCACAAAGCCTCTGCGCGGCTGTTGGGCGACCAAACCTTCCGCGCGCAACGCGAACAGCGCCTCACGCACCGGTGTCACGCTGATCCCCAACTCCGCGGCCAGTTGGTCCAGACGAATGTACTTTCCCGCGGCGTATGTGCCGTCGAAAATCCGGCTGCGGACAAAGCGCGCGACATCTTCCGAAAGTTGCGGCCGTGCAGCGAAATCGGGAGCGGTCATCGCGTCAGACCCGATACTCGGCGAGTAGCCGCTTGCTGATGATGGACTTCTGGATCTCGCTGGTGCCCTCACCGATCAGCAGGAAGGGCGCATCGCGCATCAGCCGTTCGATTTCGTATTCCTTCGAGTAGCCGTAGCCGCCGTGGATCCGGAAGCTCTGCTGGGTGACCTCGGAACAGTATTCGCTGGCCAGATATTTCGCCATCCCCGCCGCGACGTCGTTGCGTTCTCCGGAATCCTTGAGCCGCGCCGCGTTGACCATCATCAGGTGCGCCGCTTCGACTTTGGTCGCCATCTCGGCCAGCTGGAATGCGATGGCTTGGTGCTCCGCGATCGGCTTGCCGAAGGTGTGGCGTTGCTGGGCATAGCGCACGGCGAGCTCGAAAGCCCGGATGCCAACCCCACAGGCTCGCGCCGACACATTGACCCGGCCGACCTCGATCCCGTCCATCATCTGGAAGAAACCCTGCCCAGTGGTACCGCCGAGGACGTCGTCGGCGCTGGCGCGGTAGCCGTCGAAGATGAGTTCGGTGGTCTCGATGCCCTTATAGCCCAGCTTGTCGATCTTGCCGGGAATCGTTAGCCCCGGCACCACTTCGCCGAAACCGACCGGCTTTTCGATAAGGAACGCGGTCAGGTTGCGATGCGCCCCCTCCGCGCCTTCATCCGTGCGCACCAGAACGGCCACCAGCGTGGAAGTGGCTCCATTGGTTAGCCACATCTTCTGGCCGTGGATGACATAGGTGTCATCGGGATCGCGTCGAGCCCGGGTGCGGATCGCGGCGACATCGGAGCCCAGCTCCGGCTCCGACATCGAGAACGCGCCGCGGGACTCCCCGGTAGCCATTCGGGGCAGCAAGCGCTGCTTCTGTGCGTCGGTGCCGTGCTGGCGCAGCATGTAGGCGACGATGAAGTGGGTGTTGAGCACGCCGGACACACTCATCCAGCCACGCGCCAACTCCTCGACACACAGGGCGTAGGTCAGCAGCGACTCCCCCAATCCGCCGTACTCCTGCGGGATCATCAGGCCGAACAGGCCCATGTCGCGCATCTGGTCGACGATTCCTTGCGGGTAGGTGTCGCCGCGCTCGAGTTCCGGCGCGTTGGGAATCACGTCCTTTTCGACGAATTGCCGTACCGTGGCGATGATTTCGGCCTGGAATTCGGTGAGGCCGAGTGTTTGGGCGAGTTTGGTCATGGGCCGTCTTTCCCTATCGTGTTGGCGCTCGTCAGCCGCGCGATGTCGGCGGCGGTCAAACCCAGGTATTCGGTGAGGACGTCGGCGGTGTCCTGACCCAGGGCGGGCG is a genomic window containing:
- a CDS encoding class I adenylate-forming enzyme family protein produces the protein MTDTIDHLVRSQAAKCRSKPMVIDPASRISYSELASSTMDLAARFVEAGVGKCTRVGLIMPNGTRWVQIAIALTRIGAVLVPLSTLLRPRELIAQLRVASVQFLVSVEEFRGHRYLDDLRPTELPALRQVWTPDRLANADASAGACRIVDAMTETVNPADPLVIIFTSGSSGSPKGVIHSHDSALGAVRSGLAARCITSDTRLYLPMPFFWVGGFGGGILSALVAGATLVTEEAPRPETTLRLLQDERVTLFRGWPDQAEALARHRDRSGVDLSPLRPGSLEALLPPDQRAQPGARATLFGMTETFGPYCGYAADTDMPPSAWGSCGKPFPGVEVRVVDVDNGAPVPAATVGLIQVRGPHTLRGICRHSREDLFTADGFYPTGDLGRLNADGFLFYHGRADDMFKVNGATVYPSEVERALRSIDGVDNAFVTNVPVGTGQRVGAAVVGRRALSAEQLSQDARTLLSAFKVPTVWLVLESDDDVPRGPTGKVDWRRLRELLLGVL
- a CDS encoding GntR family transcriptional regulator translates to MTAPDFAARPQLSEDVARFVRSRIFDGTYAAGKYIRLDQLAAELGISVTPVREALFALRAEGLVAQQPRRGFVVLPLTERDLADVANVQAHVGGELAARAAINISDAQLRELADIQAQLEKAYAADDDERAVRLNHAFHRAINIAADSPKLAQLMSQITRYAPESVFPSIAHWPSQAVKDHRRVLAALKKRDDKLARAAMSEHLAASAIPLIDHLIAHGVVVGPPPSDI
- a CDS encoding acyl-CoA dehydrogenase family protein codes for the protein MTKLAQTLGLTEFQAEIIATVRQFVEKDVIPNAPELERGDTYPQGIVDQMRDMGLFGLMIPQEYGGLGESLLTYALCVEELARGWMSVSGVLNTHFIVAYMLRQHGTDAQKQRLLPRMATGESRGAFSMSEPELGSDVAAIRTRARRDPDDTYVIHGQKMWLTNGATSTLVAVLVRTDEGAEGAHRNLTAFLIEKPVGFGEVVPGLTIPGKIDKLGYKGIETTELIFDGYRASADDVLGGTTGQGFFQMMDGIEVGRVNVSARACGVGIRAFELAVRYAQQRHTFGKPIAEHQAIAFQLAEMATKVEAAHLMMVNAARLKDSGERNDVAAGMAKYLASEYCSEVTQQSFRIHGGYGYSKEYEIERLMRDAPFLLIGEGTSEIQKSIISKRLLAEYRV